A stretch of DNA from Sander lucioperca isolate FBNREF2018 chromosome 8, SLUC_FBN_1.2, whole genome shotgun sequence:
TgttaatattttatcagatgagTGGGTGCTGTTCATAACGGATAATATTCAgtaaactaaaatgaaaaagaTGTGTGAGtattcaaatgttttctgtatttcattttgtgttatttactgTAGATTAAATGTCCTAttactgatttgtttttgtccaGCTCAGTGAGCCAGTTTCTGTCTAATTTTAAACCCAAATGTGAACTGTTCCCTAACTCTTCAGATAATAAACAAGTGAAAGTGAGTCATCTGTCAGCAGAGAGCTGTTTCTGTCTGCTGAACAAACTGAAAGAGAATCAATGATAGAGATTATAGATGAGCTGTAGAGGCATCATGATGGCTCGTTAGAGTTACAGGTTCTTGGAGCACACGAAAGAAGCCTGGTTGGTACAAGCCCAGTCGTTCCAGTTTGCTGCAGAGAGAGTTTACAACCAATGAAACTAATTACATTtaacttttacatttaaaagtGCAACATACAACaagatgttttaaatgtttttttacctcCGCCCCCAGTTCATCGCAAGACAGTTCTCCCCTCCAGCGTTGTTAGGCTCCCCCGCATTCCAGCTTTTGTAGTTGAATTTGGATCCATCAGACCACAACCACGTACCCTCCTGGAAGAGAAAGATTGGtttaaagtcaaagtgaaatcAAGAGTTTTTGTTCTTGTAATACTCATTCAGGCCACAAGACTTCTTATTTTCTACAACAACTCATGAGACCCaaagcattctcatgaacgggtttgtaaGATATCGTATGAAAACGTATGCACAATCGCCTAATTTTGTATGAAATCCTATGAAATTAGGCGACCGcctgccggtcacatgacaTTTAAATTTAGCTCAGGAAAGAGCTGAGCTGGGTACTGTGCGTCATGCAGCGACGACAGTTActtttagacaccaaaacgactagtttcATGGGACATGAACACTCATTTACAGGGTGAAAgtctatttttttctccttaacttcttgcaggacatgaactctgctccccggcttgaaagccctgtgttttaggggCCAAACATCTCCCCAGACCTCCTCCCTACTAGGATCTTCACaatcttatacagcagcagtcaatgtgctgctgtATTAATAAGTAATACATACTTGGAATACATACagattacagtgctttacttttcacagCTATATGTACGAACAGGCTGAGAGACGAgcgacatcacttcctgtgtgatGATAAAAATCTCACCTTCACTGCGTCGGTGCCTCCGATCCAGGAAGTTCTCTGTGTACCGGTCTCTTGGAAAATGAAGGCTTTGAGGAATGCATGTTCTGTATCTGAGTGGATGGAAGCCAGATTCCCACCAGCGGTCTGGCAGAAGGTCTAATGGAGACAATATCAtcagtttaaaatgtttaggaaaaaaacataatcacaTTATTAACAGATCTCACGGCAGTTTTACAGTCACAGGGcacattttaatacttttaatcagtggtggaagaagtattctttacttcagtaaaactactaataccacactgtaaaaatactctgttgcacagaaaatgttacttattaagaaaaagtatgtaagtatcattgGTATCAACAGGTGTTCATGCCTCGGGGGTGtttgatctttttttctaattatgTGGTATTTGTagtgttactgcagtaaagtattAGAGTACATTGGTATTAAGCATACATGTGTTATGATAGAAAGAACTGCTGTATCTCTGCATCGATCCAGGTCTTTGTCTGGATGTAGAAAGCGAAACAGCGAGAGCCAAACTGAGTCCAATAAGGAGGACAGGAAGGTGCACCCTGTATGAACAAACAAGCCAAAAATAATCagtctagtctatatcgacagcGGTTaatttacgggattgttcctccacagcgctgtggagatagagctggcaatgcaagactacaatCAGAGCAACCCAACGAGTCAGAGATACTGTTCTGACCTGGGCAGGAGGTTTTATTTTCCTCACAACACTGTGATTACCAAAATGTCAATTTATTGTAAGTTATACAATACTTTGACAGCCAATTACATTAATGGTTGGGGAGACTGGTCTGATTGTCTACTGTTTAGTGTTAATCACCATCTAACTCAGGCAGTTAAGAGCTACATTTAGCTTTAGATGTTATACGAATATGGTCCCTGTTGCACAGGTTTTATCAGCTCACAATTTTCAATGCACATTTATGAGTTCAATTATTATTGATAAAAATGGAAAGCTGAGGCTcatcagtagtagtagtagtagtatctaTATGTGCAATAACATCTGCTGAACAGGGCCGACATTTACTCAAAAGTGAAGATTGTAAACTGTTTATTAAAATCTGTTTATAATAACAgaacattcattttcaatgtagCTACACACCAAATTTCCGTTTTTAATTACGGCACAAAATCTGGGTAAAGGAATCTCCCAAACAAGTAAAACGCAGCCGTTCAGTGCATGTCAGCAACCTCAATCTGGCTTTACAGAAAGCATGGGAGAGACTACATGAATGTTATACTGCCCCTGAAATCATTAAATTGTCATTGTTTCAGCGGTTGAACAGTTTTCCTACCATTTCAGCTAAGGATCACTCCAAATTACGTGAACTTGGGGATTTGCTTATGGAGATCCAAGGCCCTAAAGAGGATGGTTATCTCACTGGCCTGTCATATCCACCAACACGGATATCATATCCATGTTGGCGCGTCTCTGTTGGCATGTTTAAACACGCAAACACGGATATCATATCCAATATCATATCCGTGTTGGCCAGACAAAACTCGTATATGTGTCCCTGCTGAACACATGACTGGTTAGAGTGGTTTGCCAACTGAGGTGAAGGAAGGTGGAttctacacacacaaataaaagaaGCACTTTGAGGGTTTTttgggtggatgggtcaaacaacacaggactttcccccaggagaccagggtttgtgACCTATTCTTGTCCCTTTTGTCACTAAAACGTACTTTTTGTAACCCCATCTCCCCATCCATAACCCTAACTACGCAAAAAGaacataaagacacaaaagtAACATAAAGATGCAAAAGAGCCCAACAATTACCAtgaagacacaaaacaacagcaCATAGACACAAATTGAATATGTGATAAAGTTGTTGAATATCACAATAACGATATAACTTGCAAGAATaatcagatattaaagtgttctcagttatcctgctttcagtattctgctaaaatacaacaaattgcttcttgaatttaaaacaagtaaaaggaaataatttccaactttcttCTACTGAACAAATTGCACAtttaattgaatataaaaagcaATTAAAAGTGCAATTTTCTGTTGATATTTTCTTTAGAATGAAATCTCTTGGTGTCTTTCACGATGTTTGTTTTTAGACCAGTTGCTCTTACCCCATCATTGCCAAGTGTTttgaaagataaataaatactcCCATACAAACTGATCCAAAAACTGAGCTAATTGGGCTTGAGCAGTTCACTCTGCTTCTGGATATCTGACTTTCTGAACAACAGGCCACAACACGTCAGGATAGGCTGCCACACATCCTTAACTCTGATCCTGAACACAGGAACGCTGCACGGATGCATCCTCTGCACCCTCCTCTACAACCTTTTCACACACCACTGCTCCTGAATTCACGCCTCCAATCAAGTTGAGCACATAACTGGGTTGATTTGAAAGCACCATAAGCAGGCGTGTGTGCACGTTACTCAGGTTGCATCAGTTGATTGATAGACTCATATAGATATAGGcaataataaaagaaatatataataaaaatatatacaaaaatgtAGGGAGGAAAACTCATTTAAATATGCAATAATAAAGATCAGTGTATATGTTAGAACAGTGGCATTAGAATGTGCCTGAGACCACCAAATTTTGACTTTTACGGCCAAAACTTTATCCGGGCAGGCATGCCCCCAGACCCCCCTACACCAGTTAAATGTTAACATTTCTCCTATTGGGCAAGATGCAGTAAAACAGTATGGAACGGTTTACTGAAAATATATGTGTTTTCACAAATGAaatgtaggctagttggaaTCTGTGATTTGGAGAGACAAATGGATAAGGATCTTTCATTAAAAATCCTCCTGGGCGCCTGTGTAGTTCAGCTGGTACAGCGCacgcccatatgcagaggctcagtcttCAACGCAGCGGCcctgggtttgactccgacccaGGCCCTTTCCtgaatgtcattccccctttctctcccctttctctgtctaaactgtatatattataataaaggcctaaaaatgcccataAAACGACGAAACAGCATAGAGGGAGGAGGTACAACATCTGGCTCAGTGGGGTCAGCATAACAACCTAGACCTTAATAACTAAGACCAAGGAGGTGATGATAGATTTCAGCTGGTCAAGGTGTACTGAACATCCCACTCTCTGCAGGACATCTACACAGGCTATCTTAAGAAGAAAGCCAGCTGTAATATGAAAGGACCCATCCCACCCTGGACACTGCCTGTTCTCACCCCTCCCCTCAGAGAGTGGATACAGAGCAATAACATGTAAAACAAATGGGCTGAAAAATTACTTATTATCGGGAGCTGTAAAGACTGcctccccccctccacacaATCTTTTCATGCTGCTAACGTACATTAAccactgttttaatgttttttaaaaacttgttTTACTATTGAAGataacttgtatatattttgcCTTTATTCATAATTATTCTAGTTGCCTTTGTGTTCTGTTTACTTAAGCATGAAAAAGATGACTAAATAATGATGATAAAGCTTTATTGATCATCAGAGGTCTCCAGCAGTGAGCAGTGTGACAGAGTTGATCCACtgagatcccccccccccccaatatttagaagacgTAGATTTGTCTccctcaaaaaatatgaaaaacccACTCCTGAAAGGAGGTAAAAATAACCATTAAGGGGGCTCAAatcatttatgtaaaaatagaACCGTGTGtgattaaagaacacaacaggaagtgAAAAGTAAAGATAGatttatgtagatttaaactttggagcttctggctttaacaaGGTCTCATTCTCTAACAGATTAGCTGTTGAGATGGACATGATTCCTAAAATAACAGATCCTGAAACACGTGTGATGTTTTGAATGTgaagaaagttttgaacaataaaGGATAATAatcatttcctttacataaataaagacatttgcaccataaattgttgcatcaaaattcaccagaatgcaggaaatgaagagtTTGACAGACAATATTTTATGAGCGatgacccccagaccccccagtTATAATGTGTCCCCCCATCAATGTTGAAACCAAACCTCCACCCTTGACTGAGAGGCAGAAACATCATCAGATCCAGAGGTTCAGCAGCTGGATCTATAAAACAACATGTCTGCCCTCTGCTGGAGACCCTGAGCTAACACATCACCGTCTGTCTGTTGGCTTTTAAACTGTGTTGGGGAGGAACTAGTTACATGTAACGGAGTTAATAAAGGTAAATGTAATCTGTTACATTGGGGAAAAATGTCTGATTAAATTACAGTTAACTGTGATATTGTTCATGATTACATTGGGAGTtagatgtgaatattttctgtaaaagGCTAGGCCATATGTAGAATAATATTAATTTAGttgctttgcatgtttttcatgtgCACAATGTCTTCTTTTGCCATTTCCAGTAACAGCCGTTCAGTAAAGTTAGTTAGTTGTGTCCTTATCTACGCTACTGCAGTCAATGCAAAACAGAGCATCTTTAAACATCAGTTTGTGAAGATGAATTTTTGACAGTAGTTTACAATCCAGCATTTTCATGCAGTCCTGCCCCTTGTCTACTAAATGTTGTGAGTCCATTTGTGTCATCACCCAGATAATAGCTCCCTGAGATCAGCACCTGCCAACGGTGTCAAAGGTTCTGAGTTCCAGCCCCTGGTGTTACAAGATGATCAAACATATATCTAATCTAGGTATTAAGCTGTGGACAACTGCCCTGCAGGTTTTAAATGTGTCTCTGCACTAACACACCTTATTCATATTAACAATCAGAccagtaataaataaaataaattaaaggcATCTATATGTTGTCTAGAACTCTGTGAAGGAAGTATTCAGCTACATTatctaagtaaaagtactaataccacactataaacgtactctgttacaagtaaaagtcctgcattaaaaatgttatttcagtaaaagtggaagtatcATCATGAAAAtctacttaaagtattaaaagtaaagaagaatcctcccattgtagaaagtgtaaaggatccaaccagttgtgtgtttaatggtctaatcatctcagctggacttttAGCCGTTAtgttgttggctagtttactttagaataaaacatcagattttataaactacatgtgttttgtgtgcagaaatcttaatgtgtaaagtaactagtaactaaagctgtaacagatgaatgtagtggagtaaaaagtacaatatttctctctgaaaggtagcggagtagaagtagaaagtggcatgaaaagaaaagactcaagtaaagtacaagtacctcaacatttcaTCCTaagtagttacattccaccactggtctaGACAAAGACATTCTAACAACTTACTAGTGTTTCATTAATATatgacagtatatatatatatatatatatacactaccggtcaaaagtttggggtcacttataaatttccattccagacagaataccagctgagatcagttgcattgtttttttactcagggcagcagttttcagattacattatgtgcttacataattgcaaaagggttgtCGACTGTTGTAAACAGAAGTGGCTGAactggtctaaacgtcatacccaaattaaaagtggtacagctcccatatactttgacactctggggtgtgcctgacatcattggaaaggtgattgatgtgtgtgtgtttgtgtatttgagaagtgttgtattttgtagttttttggcttttttctttgcacttttcaaatggaaataaaaaaaaacgcacagacatatctgtagaaataaaatcatataaaatccatttttgagtcttttggctttattttttctgtagtaaccTGATACATGTGGCTAATGCCATGTATTGTCTGTCACctgtcagatgtgtttacagcagtgtagtctaatcattttacagatgtatgacttggacggaaataaaaaacctccattctagcctctgtaactctgtgttaGTAAGGCCTAGAGTCACCCTAACACTTGTAACCAAAACTTGAGAGTgttacc
This window harbors:
- the LOC116062641 gene encoding galactose-specific lectin nattectin-like isoform X1; this translates as MTSVFPFALLLCLSSGLLTAYGEACCPPGWTQFGSRCFAFYIQAKTWIDAETFCQTAGGNLASIHSDTEHAFLKAFIFQETGTQRTSWIGGTDAVKEGTWLWSDGSKFNYKSWNAGEPNNAGGENCLAMNWGAANWNDWACTNQASFVCSKNL
- the LOC116062641 gene encoding galactose-specific lectin nattectin-like isoform X3, producing MTSVFPFALLLCLSSGLLTAYGAPSCPPYWTQFGSRCFAFYIQTKTWIDAETFCQTAGGNLASIHSDTEHAFLKAFIFQETGTQRTSWIGGTDAVKEGTWLWSDGSKFNYKSWNAGEPNNAGGENCLAMNWGAANWNDWACTNQASFVCSKNL